The following proteins are co-located in the Enoplosus armatus isolate fEnoArm2 chromosome 10, fEnoArm2.hap1, whole genome shotgun sequence genome:
- the fgf1a gene encoding putative fibroblast growth factor 1, whose translation MTDEQVLVSEDQTVDSGLLRDYRRRARLYCMNGGHHLQILPDGTVQGQRDDRDVHTVLKLTAVDRGVVLIQGTEAERYLAMSDEGRLYSSPTVTDECYFLEKLEENHYNTYLSQKYQEENWYVALKKNGKPKLGARTHIGQKAIFFLPRQLQE comes from the exons ATGACGGATGAGCAGGTGTTGGTATCGGAGGATCAGACCGTGGACAGCGGCCTGCTGCGGGACTACAGGCGGCGGGCTCGGCTGTACTGCATGAATGGCGGACACCACCTCCAGATCCTCCCCGATGGGACCGTGCAGGGCCAGAGGGATGACCGAGACGTTCACA CTGTTTTAAAGCTCACAGCTGTGGACAGAGGCGTGGTGCTCATCCAGGGAACAGAAGCCGAGCGATATTTGGCCATGAGCGATGAGGGGCGATTGTACAGTTCA cccACAGTGACTGACGAATGTTACTtcctggagaagctggaggagaacCACTACAACACATATCTGTCTCAGAAATATCAGGAGGAGAACTGGTACGTGGCTCTGAAAAAGAACGGAAAACCTAAACTGGGTGCAAGGACTCACATCGGACAGAAGGCCATCTTCTTTCTACCCCGACAGCTGCAAGAGTGA
- the ndfip1 gene encoding NEDD4 family-interacting protein 1, which produces MAEQTSNVRYQELVNEEEPAQSSQEAPAQDAPPPYSSIAAANAAFFEYKEDGGRFPNPPSYSVATTLPSYDEAERSKEEAAIPLVTGRVTEDDFVARDDFEDADQLRIGNDGIFMLTFFMAFLFNWIGFFLSFCLTTSAAGRYGAISGFGLSLIKWVLIVRFSTYFPGYFDGQYWLWWVFLALGFMLFIRGFVNYSRVRKLADPTYATLPRTRVLFIY; this is translated from the exons ATGGCAGAACAAACCAGCAACGTCAGATATCAAGAG CTGGTGAATGAGGAGGAACCCGCCCAGTCATCCCAGGAGGCTCCTGCCCAGGACGCACCACCACCCTACAGCAGCATTGCTGCAGCAAATGCAG CTTTCTTTGAATACaaggaagatggaggaagatTTCCCAACCCTCCATCCTACAGCGTTGCCACCACTTTGCCGTCCTATGATGAGGCCGAGAGAAGCAAAGAAGAGGCAGCCATCCCCCTGGTCACTGGAAGAGTCACG GAGGACGACTTTGTGGCCAGGGATGACTTTGAAGATGCTGACCAGCTGCGAATAGGAAATGACGGCATCTTCATGCTCACTTTCTTCA TGGCATTCCTCTTCAACTGGATCGGTTTCTTCTTGTCGTTCTGTTTGACAACATCAGCCGCCGGCCGATATGGGGCCATCTCTGGCTTCGGTCTGTCCCTCATCAAATGGGTTCTTATTGTCAGG TTTTCTACCTACTTCCCTGGTTACTTTGATGGGCAGTACTGGTTGTGGTGGGTGTTCCTGGCCCTGG GCTTCATGCTGTTCATCAGAGGCTTTGTTAACTACTCCAGAGTGCGTAAACTGGCTGATCCCACCTATGCCACTCTTCCCCGAACAAGGGTACTCTTCATCTATTAG